The following coding sequences lie in one Bacillota bacterium genomic window:
- a CDS encoding FAD-binding protein, whose amino-acid sequence MNEYSCDVLVVGGGGGALRAAIALAEEHPELKVLLATKGQLGKSGVTAVACSDRMAFHATLPHTPPGGEDAWRYHAEDIYRIGGCVSDPELAAILAKNSGDAFQYLDALGVPFVKEGTVPRQFVTDGSEYPRACYTGPRTAVHIEEALVRRFHALNIPVLEQCMVTRLLTDTAGINGALALLGGRVVPISAGAVILATGGAGLIYQQHVFPPGMTGDGYAMALRAGAELVNMEFIQMGVASVKTRLNCSGSLFRALPRLVDDSGREFLSEYTGEMTVGDRLSLLFRKGASWPVSNEHDTKLIDIAVYREQMAGRRVFLDFGANPAGYDFEALPASDRKRYQDEMVVDLGSARDQTPLARLQEINPDSIAWLREHGVDLEAGDAMEIALCGQHFQGGIKIDNQGQTIVPGLYAVGETAGGQHGANRPGGNALLDSQVFGFLAARSAAERAREHKQTSVSAAAIKDAQHQLAAAGGYKPQEFRERLQQVVYRAGAVVRTEAGLKQGLADLEELTAKGMVAGDPVLIAENHNLLLVARAVLTAALCRDESRGPHLRFEDAAGTRPLKRRDPEWQKYIIISGDEAALKLAVRMPGS is encoded by the coding sequence ATGAATGAATATAGCTGCGATGTACTTGTAGTCGGGGGAGGGGGCGGTGCCCTCAGAGCAGCAATTGCCCTGGCTGAGGAGCATCCCGAGTTAAAGGTTCTCCTGGCCACCAAGGGACAGCTGGGAAAAAGCGGAGTAACCGCGGTTGCCTGTTCAGACCGGATGGCGTTTCATGCCACTCTACCCCATACACCGCCCGGGGGGGAAGATGCCTGGCGCTACCATGCGGAAGATATATATCGAATCGGCGGCTGTGTGTCCGACCCTGAGTTGGCGGCAATTCTCGCCAAAAACTCCGGTGATGCGTTTCAGTACCTGGACGCGCTGGGGGTGCCCTTTGTCAAGGAGGGCACTGTGCCCCGGCAGTTTGTGACCGACGGCTCCGAGTATCCTCGGGCCTGTTACACCGGACCGCGCACAGCAGTGCATATCGAGGAAGCGCTGGTGCGTCGGTTTCACGCGCTTAACATACCAGTGCTGGAGCAGTGTATGGTTACACGCTTGCTCACGGATACGGCCGGAATCAATGGGGCCCTGGCCCTGCTGGGCGGAAGGGTTGTGCCAATCAGTGCAGGCGCGGTAATTCTCGCCACCGGTGGCGCCGGACTTATTTATCAGCAGCATGTGTTTCCACCCGGGATGACCGGCGATGGTTATGCCATGGCGCTGCGGGCAGGTGCGGAGTTGGTAAATATGGAGTTTATCCAAATGGGAGTGGCCTCGGTAAAGACCCGGCTTAACTGTTCCGGCAGTCTATTCCGGGCCCTGCCACGGCTGGTTGACGATAGCGGGCGTGAGTTTCTTTCCGAATATACTGGGGAAATGACGGTTGGCGACCGCTTGTCGCTTCTCTTCCGCAAAGGCGCCAGCTGGCCGGTGAGTAATGAGCATGATACCAAGTTGATTGACATCGCTGTTTACCGGGAACAAATGGCCGGTCGCCGGGTGTTCCTGGACTTTGGCGCCAACCCCGCGGGGTATGACTTTGAGGCCCTGCCGGCAAGTGACCGTAAGCGCTATCAGGATGAAATGGTCGTCGATTTGGGCAGTGCCCGAGACCAGACGCCCCTGGCCCGGCTCCAGGAAATCAATCCCGATTCCATAGCCTGGCTGCGGGAACACGGAGTTGACTTGGAGGCAGGGGATGCGATGGAGATTGCCCTCTGCGGCCAGCACTTCCAGGGCGGGATTAAAATTGACAATCAGGGGCAGACAATTGTGCCCGGACTCTATGCTGTTGGCGAGACCGCTGGTGGCCAGCATGGCGCCAACCGGCCTGGGGGCAACGCACTTTTAGACAGTCAGGTCTTTGGCTTTCTCGCTGCCCGGTCGGCGGCAGAACGGGCACGGGAACACAAGCAGACATCTGTAAGTGCGGCTGCAATCAAGGATGCCCAGCATCAATTGGCGGCAGCCGGGGGATACAAGCCGCAGGAGTTCAGGGAGCGGCTTCAGCAGGTGGTTTACCGTGCCGGCGCGGTCGTACGCACCGAAGCCGGGCTCAAGCAGGGGCTGGCTGACTTAGAGGAATTGACTGCCAAGGGCATGGTGGCCGGGGACCCGGTATTGATTGCCGAAAACCATAATTTACTGCTGGTGGCCCGGGCGGTGTTGACGGCTGCCCTGTGCCGGGACGAAAGCCGGGGACCACATCTGCGTTTCGAGGATGCAGCCGGGACCCGGCCGTTGAAACGCCGGGATCCGGAGTGGCAGAAATATATTATTATCAGCGGCGATGAGGCAGCGTTAAAGCTTGCTGTTCGCATGCCAGGGAGTTGA
- a CDS encoding flavin oxidoreductase/NADH oxidase, whose protein sequence is MSKHFPYKSADQLAADCRERGLDLSVTEEISLLTEPVAVAERRLDNPLVIQPMEGCDGTADGRPSELTHRRYQRFAAGGAGLIWFEATAITRNGRGNPRQLWLNPHTLDSFSDLVASTRSQATGNPILLLQLTHSGRYSRPVGVRAPVFAFRDPQLDQRTNVTREHVPISDQELTELQQQFVQAAVLAKAAGFDGVDIKACHRYLVSELLAGHTRPGGYGGSLEGRTRFLRETVAAVRQAVGEDFILATRLNVWDAAPWPYGWGVTEGSPEQPELSEARWLAADLSERGVSIINVTAGNPYVLPYIGRPFDKPVIGGALPAEHPLTGVERLLGFAAEIQSEVPEVAVVGTGYSWLRQYFPQVAAAELARGRSRLVGLGRMAFACPDFPLQLAAGELEPGNLCTACSMCTQIMRDGGRTGCVVRDSDVYLSEYRAGHAKA, encoded by the coding sequence ATGAGCAAGCACTTTCCCTACAAGTCGGCGGACCAACTGGCAGCAGATTGCCGGGAGCGAGGCCTGGATCTAAGCGTCACTGAGGAAATCAGTCTCTTGACTGAACCAGTGGCAGTTGCCGAACGTCGACTGGATAATCCGCTTGTGATTCAGCCGATGGAAGGATGTGATGGCACAGCCGATGGCCGACCGTCAGAATTAACTCATCGACGGTATCAACGGTTTGCCGCTGGCGGCGCTGGTCTAATCTGGTTTGAAGCAACTGCCATCACCCGTAACGGACGGGGCAATCCGCGTCAGTTATGGCTTAATCCGCACACACTGGATAGTTTTAGCGATTTAGTTGCTTCCACCCGCTCTCAGGCGACAGGCAATCCGATTTTGCTCTTGCAGCTGACCCATTCCGGGCGCTACAGTCGGCCCGTTGGAGTGCGGGCGCCGGTGTTTGCCTTCAGAGATCCCCAGCTGGACCAGCGCACCAATGTGACCAGAGAGCATGTGCCAATATCTGACCAAGAGCTGACGGAGCTGCAACAGCAGTTTGTGCAGGCGGCAGTTTTGGCAAAAGCGGCCGGTTTTGATGGCGTGGATATAAAGGCCTGCCACCGCTACCTGGTATCAGAACTGTTGGCTGGCCACACGCGGCCGGGCGGTTACGGAGGCAGTTTGGAAGGTCGGACCCGGTTTTTGCGTGAAACAGTGGCGGCTGTCCGGCAGGCGGTGGGCGAGGATTTTATTCTGGCGACACGGCTTAATGTCTGGGATGCGGCCCCCTGGCCCTACGGTTGGGGTGTCACGGAAGGGAGCCCGGAGCAACCGGAGCTTTCTGAGGCCCGTTGGCTGGCGGCTGATTTGTCTGAGCGCGGCGTTTCTATAATTAATGTCACTGCCGGAAACCCCTATGTGCTGCCCTACATCGGACGTCCGTTTGACAAGCCGGTGATCGGGGGCGCTCTTCCTGCAGAACATCCCCTCACCGGCGTAGAGCGGTTGCTTGGCTTTGCCGCAGAGATTCAGAGTGAGGTGCCGGAAGTGGCTGTTGTTGGCACCGGGTACTCCTGGTTGAGGCAGTACTTCCCCCAGGTGGCAGCAGCAGAGCTTGCCCGTGGACGTTCCCGCCTAGTGGGGTTGGGTCGAATGGCATTTGCCTGTCCGGATTTCCCCCTGCAGTTGGCAGCGGGAGAGCTGGAGCCCGGAAATTTGTGCACAGCTTGCAGCATGTGCACCCAGATTATGCGGGACGGTGGCCGTACCGGCTGTGTGGTCAGGGACAGCGACGTATATCTTTCGGAATACAGGGCCGGTCACGCAAAAGCCTGA
- a CDS encoding LacI family transcriptional regulator — MVTIKDVALRAGVSASTVSRALSGKIPVDPATRDRVLQAVEELGYRPNVIAQGLKFGRSQTIGLIIPSIRNLVFPDAVQGISQVARERGYNVILCDSEEDPELERELVDNLHRRLVDGLILSTARGNGEHIEALRKAGCPVVLLLRHLGASVDAVIADNYQGGQLAGNFLADQGFRKLAIVSGPRDLDLFQQRFQGFVDALKEADLVVPEPMIVQATSAWQESYKGMLALLDRGSVPEAVFATSDPQALGVMKAIRERGLRVPDDISVLGFDNLEHSSLMDPPLTTISQPFFEMGRRAAQRLFELQVAKKPLPPNVEKLPVELVVRDSVRITTETGVRV, encoded by the coding sequence GTGGTTACGATTAAAGATGTTGCTTTGCGGGCTGGTGTTTCCGCCAGTACCGTTTCGAGAGCTTTAAGCGGTAAAATTCCTGTGGACCCGGCTACCCGGGACAGGGTGCTCCAGGCGGTGGAGGAGCTGGGCTACCGACCCAATGTCATTGCTCAGGGTTTAAAATTCGGTCGTTCCCAGACCATCGGTCTGATAATACCCAGCATCCGGAACTTGGTGTTTCCCGATGCAGTGCAGGGGATATCCCAGGTTGCTCGGGAGCGGGGATATAATGTAATACTTTGTGACAGTGAGGAAGACCCGGAGCTGGAGCGGGAATTAGTGGATAATTTGCACCGGCGTTTGGTGGATGGGTTGATTCTTTCTACCGCCCGGGGCAATGGTGAACATATTGAAGCATTGCGTAAGGCCGGGTGTCCGGTTGTGCTTTTGCTCCGGCATCTGGGCGCCTCTGTGGATGCTGTTATCGCTGACAATTACCAGGGTGGGCAGCTGGCGGGCAACTTCCTTGCCGACCAGGGGTTTCGGAAGCTGGCAATAGTAAGCGGGCCTCGGGATTTGGATTTGTTTCAGCAAAGATTTCAGGGGTTTGTCGATGCACTGAAAGAAGCCGACTTGGTTGTGCCCGAGCCAATGATTGTCCAGGCCACATCCGCATGGCAGGAATCGTACAAAGGGATGTTGGCGCTGTTGGACAGGGGTTCGGTGCCGGAAGCGGTTTTCGCCACCAGCGATCCCCAGGCTCTGGGCGTAATGAAAGCGATTCGGGAGCGGGGATTACGGGTGCCGGACGATATCTCCGTCCTGGGCTTTGATAATCTGGAACACTCATCATTGATGGACCCACCCTTAACCACCATCAGTCAACCCTTTTTTGAGATGGGCCGCCGGGCGGCCCAGCGCCTGTTTGAACTGCAGGTTGCAAAAAAGCCTCTGCCCCCCAATGTGGAGAAACTGCCTGTGGAGTTGGTGGTCAGGGATTCGGTTCGGATTACAACTGAGACGGGAGTGAGAGTGTGA
- a CDS encoding Gfo/Idh/MocA family oxidoreductase, with protein sequence MTVKIAMVGLGRWAMFLGAALMETEGVELTGGYDSSLQSAENFAEMFEVPAVADLAAIAGDPEVDAVVVATANHTHHQVVKTLLQAGKDVFVEKPLANSLAECRELIDLARERKRVLMVGHNSRRYPAVRKLKELIDAGKIGQVHSATAIFSYENLADISTDTWRNDPAKCPGGPLMQLAVHQADNLLWLLGPVESVSCQLMAPVPGGKVPAGGRLGLKFASGALGVLESDYLTTPESFSITLRGEKGEFQSRGPGHVKIWDSSGQVESLDLGRDDSLRQQMAEFVACVRDRVPPETGGEVGIAALALIVAGLESAELGRPVEVGGYDD encoded by the coding sequence ATGACGGTAAAAATAGCGATGGTTGGTTTGGGGCGTTGGGCGATGTTTTTGGGCGCAGCGCTGATGGAGACTGAAGGTGTTGAACTGACGGGCGGGTATGATTCCAGTTTGCAGAGTGCCGAAAACTTTGCCGAGATGTTTGAGGTGCCGGCGGTGGCAGACTTGGCGGCAATTGCCGGCGATCCTGAGGTTGACGCTGTAGTGGTGGCCACCGCCAACCACACCCATCATCAGGTGGTTAAGACTTTGCTACAGGCAGGCAAGGATGTGTTTGTGGAGAAGCCGCTGGCTAACTCTTTGGCGGAGTGCCGGGAACTGATTGACCTTGCCCGGGAGCGCAAGCGAGTTCTGATGGTCGGCCATAATTCCCGGCGCTATCCGGCTGTGCGCAAACTTAAGGAACTGATAGATGCCGGGAAAATTGGCCAGGTGCATTCAGCGACCGCGATATTTTCTTACGAGAATCTGGCCGATATCAGCACCGATACCTGGCGCAACGATCCCGCCAAATGTCCCGGTGGGCCCTTGATGCAACTGGCTGTGCATCAGGCAGATAATTTGCTCTGGTTGCTGGGGCCGGTTGAGTCGGTGAGCTGTCAGCTGATGGCACCCGTTCCAGGAGGGAAAGTGCCGGCCGGCGGACGTCTGGGCCTGAAATTTGCGTCCGGCGCCCTAGGGGTGTTGGAAAGCGATTATCTCACTACCCCCGAGAGTTTCAGCATCACTTTGCGGGGTGAAAAGGGTGAGTTCCAAAGTCGAGGGCCGGGACATGTGAAAATCTGGGATAGCAGCGGCCAAGTGGAATCACTGGACTTAGGGCGAGACGATTCGCTTCGCCAACAGATGGCTGAATTTGTCGCCTGTGTCCGGGACCGGGTCCCCCCGGAAACCGGAGGCGAAGTGGGCATCGCTGCCCTTGCTCTGATTGTTGCAGGGCTGGAGTCCGCTGAATTGGGCCGTCCTGTGGAAGTGGGTGGTTACGATGATTAA
- a CDS encoding zinc-binding dehydrogenase — MVLEEFNKPLVLRDFEIPHPKPGQLLVRMLAAGVCGSDLHMYQGEDPRTPLPLILGHEGVGRIEAIGDEAVSVCGRRLQTGDVVLWNRGVSCGRCWYCQILKQPALCTQRQVYGINLGLNDPPGLNGCYSEYILLRERTDLFYVPPGVDPAALVSAACSGATVAHGYELAPVGPEDTVVVQGPGPLGIWAAAMARVLGAGQVIVIGGSPERLELCKRFGATGVLNRRETSVGERQQEIMALTDGRGADLVVEATGHQSAFIEGVELLRRGGTYLCTGYAQPVGTADLDPYRHLVGRGVKIQGVWVSDTAHVRQALALALRNPEHFAQMVTLRLPLERANEALAAVAAKQALKVILEVGA, encoded by the coding sequence ATGGTCCTGGAGGAGTTTAACAAACCTTTAGTGCTTCGCGATTTTGAAATCCCCCATCCGAAGCCGGGGCAGCTGCTGGTACGGATGTTGGCTGCCGGGGTTTGCGGCTCCGACCTACATATGTACCAAGGAGAGGATCCCCGCACCCCCCTGCCCCTGATTTTGGGCCACGAGGGAGTGGGGCGCATCGAAGCAATTGGCGATGAAGCCGTCAGCGTCTGCGGTCGGCGGCTGCAAACGGGCGACGTTGTTCTCTGGAACCGGGGTGTGAGTTGCGGACGCTGCTGGTATTGCCAGATCCTGAAACAACCGGCCCTTTGTACTCAGCGTCAGGTCTACGGCATCAATTTGGGGTTGAACGACCCGCCGGGATTGAATGGTTGCTATTCTGAATATATTTTGCTGCGGGAACGGACCGATTTGTTTTACGTTCCCCCGGGCGTGGATCCGGCAGCGCTGGTCTCGGCGGCGTGCTCTGGTGCTACAGTTGCCCATGGTTACGAGCTGGCGCCAGTCGGGCCTGAAGACACTGTGGTGGTCCAGGGCCCCGGTCCCTTGGGTATCTGGGCGGCGGCAATGGCCCGGGTACTGGGCGCCGGCCAAGTAATTGTCATTGGCGGTTCTCCAGAGCGCCTGGAGCTTTGCAAACGCTTTGGTGCCACCGGTGTGCTCAATCGCCGGGAGACTTCTGTTGGTGAGCGTCAGCAAGAGATTATGGCCCTGACCGATGGGCGCGGAGCGGACCTGGTCGTGGAGGCCACCGGCCATCAGAGCGCGTTTATTGAGGGAGTTGAGCTTTTGCGTCGGGGTGGCACCTATCTCTGCACCGGCTATGCTCAACCGGTGGGGACTGCGGACCTAGACCCGTACCGACATTTGGTGGGAAGGGGCGTGAAAATTCAGGGTGTGTGGGTCAGCGACACTGCTCATGTGCGGCAGGCGTTGGCTCTGGCCCTGCGGAATCCGGAGCATTTCGCGCAAATGGTCACCCTTCGTTTGCCATTGGAACGGGCCAACGAAGCCCTGGCGGCGGTAGCTGCTAAACAGGCCCTGAAAGTGATTCTGGAGGTGGGAGCATGA